In a genomic window of Lepisosteus oculatus isolate fLepOcu1 chromosome 5, fLepOcu1.hap2, whole genome shotgun sequence:
- the acat1 gene encoding acetyl-CoA acetyltransferase, mitochondrial, which translates to MQSQFCRRLLAQKYLSRTYASRPALNEVVIVSAARTPMGSYKGSLSTVPATKLGSIAIRGAIEQAGVPAEEVKEVYMGNVLQAGEGQAPTRQALLGAGLPVSTPATTVNKVCASGMKSIMLAAQSLMCGHQDVMVAGGMESMSNVPYVLAREPLPYGGVKLEDLIVKDGLTDVYNKFHMGNCAENTAKKSSISRDEQDAYALSSYTRSRAAWETGVLAKEVVPVNIPQKGKPDVVVKEDEEYRRVDFSKVPKLKAVFQKENGTVTAANASTLNDGAAAVVLMTAEAARRLNVTPLARIVAFADAAVDPIDFPIAPAYTVPKILNAAGLKKEDIAMWEINEAFSVVVLANIKMLDIDPNKVNINGGAVSLGHPIGMSGARIVGHMVHNLKSGQYGLAGICNGGGGASSILIQRF; encoded by the exons ATGCAAAGCCAGTTCTGCAGACGGTTGTTG GCTCAGAAGTATTTATCAAGAACCTACGCATCTCGTCCAGCTTTAAAT GAGGTGGTCATAGTCAGTGCTGCTCGTACGCCTATGGGCTCATACAAAGGAAGCCTGTCCACAGTGCCTGCGACAAAGCTGGGCTCCATTGCCATCAGGGGAGCCATCGAACAAGCAG GTGTCCCTGCGGAGGAGGTGAAGGAGGTGTACATGGGCAATGTGCTGCAGGCAGGAGAAGGACAGGCCCCCACCAGACAGGCCCTGCTGGGCGCAG GGCTGCCAGTCTCCACCCCTGCCACCACAGTGAACAAGGTGTGCGCCTCGGGGATGAAGTCCATCATGCTGGCGGCTCAGAGCCTGATGTGCGGACACCAG GACGTCATGGTGGCCGGGGGGATGGAGAGCATGTCCAACGTCCCCTACGTCCTGGCGAGGGAACCTCTCCCATACGGAGGGGTGAAGCTGGAGGACCTCATTGTGAAAGACGGGCTCACCGACGTCTACAACAAGTTCCACATG GGTAACTGTGCTGAAAACACGGCGAAGAAGAGCAGCATCTCTCGCGACGAGCAGGACGCCTATGCCCTCAGCTCCTACACCCGCAGCAGGGCTGCCTGGGAGACGGGGGTCCTGGCCAAGGAGGTGGTCCCGGTCAACATCCCGCAGAAAG GGAAGCCAGATGTCGTGGTGAAGGAGGACGAGGAGTACAGGCGGGTGGACTTCAGCAAAGTGCCCAAGCTGAAGGCTGTCTTTCAGAAGGAGAATG GCACCGTGACGGCTGCCAACGCCAGCACGCTGAACGACGGGGCGGCTGCCGTAGTCCTGATGACAGCCGAGGCCGCCAGGAGGCTGAACGTCACCCCGCTGGCCAGAATCGTCG CATTTGCTGATGCAGCTGTTGATCCCATTGACTTCCCAATTGCTCCTGCCTATACTGTACCTAAG ATCCTGAATGCTGCTGGCCTAAAGAAGGAGGACATCGCAATGTGGGAGATCAATGAAGCTTTCAGTGTTGTGGTGCTGGCCAACATCAAGATGCTAGACATAGACCCCAACAAAGTCAACATCAACGGTGGAGCTGTGTCTCTTGGTCACCCAATTGG AATGTCCGGGGCAAGAATCGTGGGCCACATGGTTCATAACCTGAAGTCTGGACAGTATGGACTGGCAGGAATTTGCAATGGAGGAGGTGGAGCTTCTTCAATCCTTATCCAGAGGTTCTAG